One genomic region from Actinocatenispora thailandica encodes:
- a CDS encoding phytanoyl-CoA dioxygenase family protein has translation MSTVADGRISAQGVELDDGVGALRRSHDVVGDAAELQRRLAADGYLFLPSFLARDEVLAARHDLLARLAQLGRCEPGSGADDAIAAPGFDGFVPDVAAGSVPLLDLLYTGRMIELYEAIFGEAVRHFDYTWLRAVPPRSGTPPHMDSVFMNRGTLDLLTAWTPLGDIDRTLGGLAILERSHTHADLRAGYGSRDVDEFCSNGTSAEQDASHEGLLWNGALTDDPGQLRERLGGRWLTADFRAGDLLTFTIFTVHCGLDNNTGRLRLSCDSRYQRASQPADPRWIGAHPTAHGARSKRGVIC, from the coding sequence ATGTCCACAGTGGCCGACGGCCGGATCAGTGCACAGGGTGTCGAACTCGACGACGGGGTGGGCGCGCTGCGTCGTTCCCACGACGTGGTGGGCGACGCGGCCGAGTTGCAGCGCCGGCTGGCGGCCGACGGGTACCTGTTCCTGCCCAGCTTCCTGGCGCGCGACGAGGTGCTGGCGGCCCGGCACGACCTGCTGGCGCGGCTCGCGCAGCTGGGCAGGTGCGAGCCCGGCAGCGGAGCCGACGACGCGATCGCCGCCCCCGGTTTCGACGGCTTCGTACCGGACGTCGCGGCGGGCAGCGTGCCGCTACTGGATCTGCTCTACACCGGCCGCATGATCGAGCTGTACGAGGCGATCTTCGGCGAGGCGGTCCGGCACTTCGACTACACCTGGCTGCGGGCGGTGCCACCGCGCTCCGGCACGCCGCCGCACATGGACAGCGTGTTCATGAACCGCGGCACGCTGGACCTGCTGACCGCGTGGACTCCGCTGGGCGACATCGACCGCACGCTCGGCGGGTTGGCGATCCTGGAACGTTCGCACACCCACGCCGACCTGCGCGCCGGCTACGGCAGCCGCGACGTCGACGAGTTCTGCAGCAACGGCACCAGCGCCGAGCAGGACGCGAGCCACGAGGGTCTGTTGTGGAACGGGGCGCTGACCGACGATCCGGGCCAGCTGCGGGAGAGGCTGGGCGGCCGTTGGCTCACCGCCGACTTCCGGGCCGGCGATCTGCTCACCTTCACCATCTTCACCGTCCACTGTGGACTGGACAACAACACCGGCCGGCTCCGGCTCTCCTGCGACTCCCGGTACCAGCGGGCCAGCCAGCCGGCCGACCCGCGCTGGATCGGCGCCCACCCCACCGCGCACGGCGCGCGCAGCAAGCGCGGCGTCATCTGCTGA
- a CDS encoding TIGR03086 family metal-binding protein, translating to MIDLNPAAERMAALVEAVRDEQLDGVTPCREYDLGAVIGHVDEVSQGFARLARKQVDLDDQPAPTRFDDGWRQRVSAHVRELGAAWDEPGAWQGSTDVGVELPNRTWGRVALTELVVHGWDIARAAGLPWQLSDATLRACLEHVAVFVPAAPVPQLWGPRRPVADDAPLIDRIVAITGRDPDYGSPTHRPTPA from the coding sequence GTGATCGACCTGAATCCCGCCGCGGAGCGGATGGCGGCGCTGGTGGAGGCGGTACGAGACGAGCAACTGGACGGCGTGACACCGTGCCGCGAGTACGACCTCGGTGCGGTGATCGGGCACGTGGACGAGGTGTCGCAGGGCTTCGCCCGCCTGGCCCGCAAGCAGGTCGACCTCGACGACCAGCCGGCGCCGACCCGGTTCGACGACGGCTGGCGGCAGCGGGTGTCGGCGCACGTGCGGGAGCTGGGCGCGGCGTGGGACGAGCCCGGCGCCTGGCAGGGCAGTACCGACGTGGGCGTCGAGTTGCCCAACCGGACCTGGGGACGGGTCGCGCTCACCGAACTGGTCGTGCACGGCTGGGACATCGCCCGCGCCGCCGGCCTGCCGTGGCAGCTGTCCGATGCGACGCTGCGCGCCTGCCTGGAGCACGTGGCGGTGTTCGTGCCCGCCGCACCGGTGCCGCAGCTGTGGGGGCCGCGGCGACCGGTCGCCGACGACGCCCCGCTGATCGACCGGATCGTCGCCATCACCGGCCGCGACCCGGACTACGGCAGTCCCACACACCGCCCGACCCCGGCGTGA
- a CDS encoding GntR family transcriptional regulator — protein MRERASVGGEPESVRVARVLREQIIDGGREPGSRLVERELSAELGVSRVPVREALRSLVGEGLAVPRRNSWMTVRVFTARDIDELIEVRTALEPLAIRRAAERHDPAALRAMRAALDAEGDAARRGDGTAARRAAADFHEAITAASGNTLLDEVAVTLSGRMRWLLGQHDEFAEVYDEHEAIYRAIAAGDGAAAAQLARRHLRTSRTAAHRHS, from the coding sequence GTGCGGGAGCGGGCGAGCGTCGGCGGCGAGCCGGAATCGGTGCGGGTCGCCAGGGTGCTGCGCGAGCAGATCATCGACGGGGGACGCGAACCTGGCTCCCGGCTGGTCGAACGGGAGCTGTCGGCCGAGCTGGGCGTGAGCCGAGTGCCGGTACGGGAGGCGTTGCGCAGCCTGGTCGGGGAGGGTCTCGCGGTGCCGCGCCGCAACAGCTGGATGACTGTCCGGGTCTTCACCGCCCGCGACATCGACGAGCTGATCGAGGTGCGTACCGCGCTGGAGCCGCTGGCGATCCGACGCGCCGCCGAACGCCACGACCCCGCCGCGCTGCGCGCGATGCGGGCTGCGCTCGACGCCGAGGGCGACGCCGCCCGCCGCGGCGACGGTACCGCCGCCCGCCGGGCCGCCGCCGACTTCCACGAGGCGATCACCGCCGCCAGCGGCAACACCCTGCTCGACGAGGTGGCGGTGACGCTGTCCGGCCGGATGCGCTGGCTGCTGGGCCAACACGACGAGTTCGCCGAGGTGTACGACGAGCACGAGGCGATCTATCGGGCGATCGCCGCCGGTGACGGGGCCGCCGCCGCGCAGCTGGCCCGCCGGCACCTGCGCACCAGCCGCACCGCCGCGCACCGCCACAGCTGA
- a CDS encoding VOC family protein translates to MAETTPPPAEDLVLAHFIVSDDVERSRRFYTDVLGGRLAYSGPGGLTYVALANSWIIINVGGGPTDDKPEVTLETPRDLDRVSSFLNIRVRDIHTVYAEWSARGAQFLTPPKQHQYEIRCYLRDPDGHLIEVGQTTDPTGDWSPAHWPSE, encoded by the coding sequence ATGGCCGAGACCACACCACCGCCCGCTGAGGACCTGGTGCTGGCCCACTTCATCGTCTCGGACGATGTCGAGCGCTCGCGGCGCTTCTACACCGACGTGCTCGGCGGCCGGCTGGCCTACTCGGGTCCCGGCGGGCTCACCTACGTCGCGCTGGCCAACAGCTGGATCATCATCAACGTCGGCGGCGGCCCGACCGACGACAAGCCGGAGGTCACCCTGGAGACGCCGCGCGATCTCGACCGGGTCAGCAGCTTCCTCAACATTCGCGTCAGGGACATTCACACCGTGTACGCGGAGTGGAGCGCCCGGGGTGCCCAGTTCCTGACCCCGCCGAAGCAGCACCAGTACGAGATCCGTTGCTACCTCCGCGATCCGGACGGTCACCTGATCGAAGTGGGACAGACCACCGACCCGACAGGGGACTGGTCGCCGGCCCACTGGCCCTCCGAGTAA
- a CDS encoding helix-turn-helix domain-containing protein: MAERSPLPSQLVVRATDTTPVGAVRAAGRLRASHGLPAAPLRVLDSYAAAYLLAGSGRYADANGTRTALAAGDLLLLFPGLGHTYGPEPGQTWSELYLLFDGPVFDLWRSAGLLDPARPVRRLSPVDRWAAAFERVFVDLQRTDSGAALSTVCALLSVLADTESSPPGEDARSDHWWLSRASALLDADVRREQPLEAVAARLSMSYDGFRKRFRRLAGVSPARYRTQRCIDRACELLAEGELTGRQIAAALGYNDEFHFSRRFRQITGTTPSRFRSALPSPPHRATVFSGRPDGSGTDRSAAARPGAARPGTPVLAPPTLASTAIAIPAQDPAVLAPARGPR, from the coding sequence ATGGCCGAGCGTTCACCGCTGCCCTCCCAGCTCGTCGTCCGGGCGACCGACACGACGCCCGTCGGTGCCGTGCGTGCCGCCGGGAGGCTGCGCGCGAGCCACGGCCTGCCCGCGGCCCCCTTGCGCGTTCTGGACAGCTACGCCGCGGCCTACCTGCTCGCCGGCTCGGGCCGCTACGCCGACGCCAACGGCACCCGCACGGCGCTCGCGGCCGGCGACCTGCTGCTGCTGTTCCCCGGCCTCGGCCACACCTACGGGCCGGAGCCCGGCCAGACCTGGAGCGAGCTGTACCTGCTGTTCGACGGCCCCGTCTTCGACCTGTGGCGCTCCGCCGGGCTGCTCGACCCCGCCCGGCCCGTGCGGCGCCTGTCGCCGGTGGATCGCTGGGCGGCTGCGTTCGAGCGAGTGTTCGTCGACCTGCAGCGCACCGACAGCGGCGCCGCCCTGTCCACCGTCTGCGCGCTGCTGTCGGTACTGGCCGACACCGAGTCATCCCCGCCGGGCGAGGACGCCCGGTCCGACCACTGGTGGCTGTCCCGGGCCAGCGCGCTGCTGGACGCCGACGTGCGCCGCGAGCAGCCGCTGGAGGCCGTCGCCGCCCGGCTGTCGATGTCCTACGACGGGTTCCGCAAGAGGTTCCGGCGGCTGGCCGGCGTCTCACCGGCGCGCTACCGCACCCAGCGCTGCATCGACCGGGCCTGTGAACTGCTCGCCGAGGGCGAGTTGACCGGCCGGCAGATCGCCGCCGCCCTCGGGTACAACGACGAGTTCCACTTCTCCCGGCGATTCCGCCAGATCACCGGAACCACACCGAGCCGGTTCCGCTCCGCCCTGCCATCGCCGCCGCACCGGGCCACGGTCTTCTCCGGCCGCCCCGACGGCTCCGGCACCGACCGCTCGGCCGCTGCCCGCCCCGGTGCTGCCCGGCCCGGCACCCCCGTTCTGGCGCCGCCCACTCTGGCGTCGACCGCCATCGCGATTCCCGCTCAGGACCCGGCCGTGCTGGCGCCGGCGCGAGGCCCCCGGTGA
- a CDS encoding GNAT family N-acetyltransferase → MATTIRTASTDADYESWRAVRLAVMPYERCPSVAELRGVDRPGRLMVLAEIDAQVVGSGVADRSGDGQRASLTAFVRPDFRRRGVGTDLLRVLAGHAVDLGYDTAGTFVDDEGSRRFAEGFGFAEINREVEQVRRIGAEPWPAPPTGYQIVSVAERPELWAAAYHQVALPTLPDMDHPSALQVSAAEWQKEWINDPAAMFVAVVGTDVIGVAGLKLDSDRPERAEVGYTAVRREWRGRSVAATLKRTSMAWAAEHGITEIYTWTQRGNEAMRRLNEHLGFRYGIVSSTMRAPLPLAVEPPGTR, encoded by the coding sequence ATGGCCACCACCATCCGGACGGCGAGCACCGACGCCGACTACGAGTCCTGGCGCGCGGTGCGGCTCGCGGTCATGCCGTACGAGCGCTGTCCGAGCGTCGCGGAACTCCGAGGCGTCGACCGTCCCGGCCGGCTGATGGTGCTGGCCGAGATCGACGCCCAGGTGGTCGGCAGCGGCGTGGCGGACCGCTCCGGCGACGGCCAGCGAGCGTCGCTGACCGCGTTCGTCCGGCCGGACTTCCGCCGCCGCGGCGTCGGTACCGACCTGCTTCGGGTGCTGGCCGGGCACGCCGTCGACCTGGGCTACGACACGGCAGGGACGTTCGTCGACGACGAGGGCTCCCGGCGGTTCGCCGAAGGCTTCGGGTTCGCCGAGATCAACCGGGAGGTCGAGCAGGTTCGACGGATCGGTGCCGAGCCGTGGCCGGCGCCGCCCACCGGGTACCAGATCGTCTCGGTCGCCGAGCGCCCGGAGCTGTGGGCCGCGGCCTATCACCAGGTCGCGCTGCCGACCCTGCCGGACATGGATCACCCGAGCGCGCTGCAGGTGTCCGCGGCCGAGTGGCAGAAGGAGTGGATCAACGACCCGGCCGCGATGTTCGTCGCCGTCGTCGGTACCGACGTGATCGGGGTGGCGGGGCTGAAACTCGACTCCGACCGGCCAGAACGTGCCGAAGTCGGCTACACCGCCGTGCGCCGCGAGTGGCGCGGCAGGTCGGTCGCCGCCACGCTCAAACGCACCAGCATGGCGTGGGCCGCCGAGCACGGCATCACCGAGATCTACACCTGGACGCAGCGCGGCAACGAGGCGATGCGCCGCCTCAACGAGCACCTCGGCTTCCGCTACGGCATCGTCAGCAGCACCATGCGGGCGCCGCTGCCGCTGGCCGTCGAGCCGCCGGGAACGCGCTGA
- the mca gene encoding mycothiol conjugate amidase Mca, which produces MSVHAHPDDESSKGAATLAKYAAEGAEVLVVTCTGGERGDVLNPAMDRPGVRERLAEIRRAEMAAAREILGVRQEFLGFVDSGLPGEGEALPDDCFARRPLDEAVGRLVARIRAFRPHVVVSYDQTGGYPHPDHLRTHEVTVAAYEAAGDADRYREAGEPWQPRKLYYHGVLSRAWFQTLHDAMTARGIDSGMAEVLAEFSDDAPVLSITTRVPCAEYFPVRDRALLAHATQIDPHAGFMRHDRAIEREVWPTEDYHLARSLVEVSRPEDDLFAGLRASR; this is translated from the coding sequence ATGAGCGTGCATGCGCATCCCGATGACGAGTCGAGCAAGGGCGCTGCCACGCTCGCCAAGTACGCCGCCGAGGGCGCGGAGGTGCTGGTGGTCACCTGCACCGGTGGGGAGCGCGGCGACGTGCTCAACCCCGCGATGGACCGGCCGGGCGTACGCGAGAGGCTGGCCGAGATCCGCCGCGCGGAGATGGCCGCCGCCCGGGAGATCCTCGGGGTGCGGCAGGAGTTCCTGGGTTTCGTCGACTCGGGGCTGCCGGGCGAGGGCGAAGCGCTGCCGGACGACTGCTTCGCGCGCCGGCCGCTGGATGAAGCGGTCGGGCGGCTGGTGGCGCGGATCCGCGCGTTCCGGCCGCACGTGGTCGTCAGCTACGACCAGACCGGCGGCTATCCGCATCCCGACCACCTCCGGACGCACGAGGTGACCGTCGCGGCGTACGAGGCGGCGGGCGACGCCGACCGCTACCGGGAGGCGGGCGAACCGTGGCAGCCGCGCAAGCTGTACTACCACGGTGTGCTGTCGCGGGCGTGGTTCCAGACCTTGCACGACGCCATGACCGCGCGCGGGATCGACTCGGGGATGGCGGAGGTGCTGGCCGAGTTCTCCGACGACGCGCCGGTTCTGTCGATCACCACCCGGGTGCCGTGCGCGGAGTACTTCCCGGTGCGGGACCGGGCACTGCTGGCGCACGCGACGCAGATCGATCCGCACGCCGGGTTCATGCGACACGACCGGGCGATCGAGCGGGAGGTGTGGCCCACGGAGGACTACCACCTGGCCCGGTCGCTGGTCGAGGTCTCGCGACCGGAGGACGACCTGTTCGCCGGGCTTCGCGCGAGCCGCTGA
- a CDS encoding VOC family protein, with protein sequence MVAYFPVEDVDAALARAEQLGGTRVLAPVDTPVSRIAVFADPDGNRVGLVRR encoded by the coding sequence CTGGTCGCTTACTTCCCCGTCGAGGACGTGGATGCGGCCCTGGCCCGCGCCGAGCAACTGGGCGGCACCCGGGTCCTGGCACCGGTGGACACACCGGTCAGCCGCATCGCCGTGTTCGCCGACCCCGACGGCAACCGGGTGGGCCTGGTACGTCGCTGA
- a CDS encoding aldo/keto reductase, with product MRYRPLGGTGIEVSTYCLGTMMFGSEGNTDLDECTRMIHTALDAGINFIDTADAYGEDGGSERIVGTALKGRRDDVVLATKVHFAMGEQRNQSGNSRRWIVRAVEDSLRRLDTDWIDLYQIHRPDPTTDIEETLSALTDLVHQGKIRAFGCSTFPADYIAEAHATSAARGLLRFRTEQPPYSILARGIERSILPLCQRHGMGALTWSPLGWGFLTGRIRKDAPVDLTSGRAVHNPSRFDPSLPGNQRKYEVVEELVTLAAELGCTLPQLAIAFPVVHPAVSSVILGPRTPSQLDDLLAGTELELDDATLDRIDELVPPGTDLFDATWTPPSLTDPALRRRPAADRAAATAG from the coding sequence ATGCGTTACCGGCCGCTCGGCGGCACTGGGATCGAGGTCAGCACCTACTGCCTCGGTACGATGATGTTCGGCTCCGAAGGCAACACCGACCTCGACGAATGCACCAGGATGATCCACACCGCGCTGGACGCGGGAATCAACTTCATCGACACCGCCGACGCCTACGGTGAGGACGGCGGGTCCGAACGCATCGTCGGCACCGCGCTCAAGGGCCGCCGCGACGACGTCGTGCTCGCCACCAAGGTGCACTTCGCGATGGGTGAGCAGCGCAACCAGAGCGGCAACTCGCGTCGCTGGATCGTCCGCGCCGTCGAGGACAGCCTGCGCCGGCTCGACACCGACTGGATCGACCTGTACCAGATCCACCGGCCCGACCCGACCACCGACATCGAGGAGACCCTGTCGGCGCTGACCGACCTGGTCCACCAGGGCAAGATCCGCGCCTTCGGCTGCTCGACGTTCCCGGCCGACTACATCGCCGAGGCGCACGCGACCTCGGCGGCGCGCGGGCTGCTGCGGTTCCGCACCGAGCAGCCGCCGTACTCGATCCTGGCCCGCGGGATCGAACGCTCCATCCTGCCGCTGTGCCAGCGGCACGGGATGGGCGCACTGACCTGGAGCCCGCTCGGCTGGGGCTTCCTCACCGGCCGGATCCGCAAGGACGCGCCGGTCGACCTGACCAGCGGTCGCGCGGTGCACAACCCGTCCCGGTTCGATCCGAGCCTGCCGGGAAACCAGCGCAAGTACGAGGTGGTCGAGGAGCTGGTGACCCTCGCCGCCGAGCTGGGCTGCACGCTGCCGCAGCTGGCGATCGCGTTCCCGGTCGTACACCCGGCGGTCAGCTCGGTGATCCTCGGCCCCCGCACCCCGAGCCAACTCGACGACCTGCTCGCCGGCACCGAACTCGAACTCGACGACGCGACCCTGGACCGCATCGACGAGCTCGTCCCGCCGGGTACCGACCTGTTCGACGCGACCTGGACACCCCCGTCGCTGACCGACCCGGCCCTGCGCCGCCGCCCCGCCGCCGACCGCGCCGCCGCGACCGCCGGCTGA
- a CDS encoding pyridoxamine 5'-phosphate oxidase family protein — MDREQIARELADAHELLDRASMARLAYEGLDGLPRVVPIGIFWTGEQIVMATAATAPKVRALAARPEVALSIDAGDGPGSATALSVRGIAHLTIMDGVVPEYLAAARKNFDAEQAAEFERNCRAMYDRMARITVEPRWVRFYDFGAGRVPRFLADLAAKMR, encoded by the coding sequence ATGGACCGCGAACAGATCGCCCGAGAGCTGGCCGACGCCCACGAGCTGCTGGACCGCGCGTCGATGGCGCGGTTGGCATACGAGGGGCTCGACGGGCTGCCGCGCGTCGTCCCGATCGGGATCTTCTGGACCGGCGAGCAGATCGTCATGGCCACCGCCGCCACCGCGCCCAAGGTACGGGCGTTGGCTGCTCGCCCCGAGGTCGCCCTGAGTATCGACGCCGGTGACGGCCCGGGCTCGGCGACGGCGTTGTCGGTGCGCGGGATCGCGCACCTCACCATCATGGATGGCGTGGTACCGGAATACCTCGCCGCGGCACGGAAGAACTTCGACGCCGAGCAGGCGGCCGAGTTCGAACGCAACTGCCGGGCCATGTACGACCGGATGGCGCGGATCACGGTCGAGCCACGGTGGGTGCGGTTCTACGACTTCGGAGCCGGCCGGGTGCCGAGGTTCCTCGCCGACCTCGCCGCGAAGATGCGCTGA
- a CDS encoding CU044_2847 family protein codes for MQSRIEQVTVAPGETIEAEIRLADTGGDATAFNRLDLADATESIHRIGSWVYRTVHDGLPRRPQKVGVEFGLKLAIKSGKLTSVLAEASGEASLVVRLEWEHDG; via the coding sequence ATGCAGTCACGGATAGAGCAGGTGACCGTCGCGCCGGGCGAGACCATCGAGGCCGAGATCCGGCTGGCCGACACCGGTGGCGATGCGACCGCGTTCAACCGGCTCGATCTGGCCGACGCGACCGAGTCGATCCACCGCATCGGCAGCTGGGTCTACCGCACCGTGCACGACGGGCTGCCCCGCCGCCCGCAGAAGGTCGGCGTCGAGTTCGGCCTCAAGCTCGCCATCAAGTCCGGCAAGCTGACCAGCGTGCTGGCCGAGGCCAGCGGGGAGGCGAGCCTGGTGGTCCGGCTGGAGTGGGAACACGACGGCTGA
- a CDS encoding VanZ family protein, translated as MAQESEQPREGGRVLLVALFVVYLALLCWLVLWKLEPPHIGDGSLRHLKLVPFSADGGLDPNSPQEVAANLLMFVPFGLYLRLLAPARPWWQAAVVVAAASVALETTQYVLAIGWSDVTDVITNTAGGAAGIALTALARRRLHARTARVLTRICLIGTVLVLLATGLFVASPLHYAPMHDRSAVPAHPRAGATAGHARPAPPLSASS; from the coding sequence GTGGCCCAGGAAAGCGAGCAGCCCCGCGAAGGCGGGCGAGTGCTGCTGGTCGCGCTGTTCGTGGTCTACCTCGCCCTGCTGTGCTGGCTGGTGCTGTGGAAGCTGGAGCCGCCGCACATCGGTGACGGCAGCCTGCGGCACCTCAAGCTCGTCCCGTTCAGCGCGGACGGCGGGCTGGACCCCAACTCGCCGCAGGAAGTGGCCGCGAACCTGCTGATGTTCGTCCCGTTCGGCCTCTACCTGCGGCTGCTCGCCCCGGCCCGGCCGTGGTGGCAGGCGGCGGTCGTGGTCGCCGCGGCGAGCGTGGCGCTGGAGACCACCCAGTACGTGCTGGCCATCGGCTGGTCCGATGTCACCGACGTGATCACCAACACCGCCGGGGGTGCGGCCGGCATCGCCCTGACCGCCCTGGCACGCCGGCGCCTGCACGCCCGTACCGCCCGCGTGCTGACCCGAATCTGCCTGATCGGCACCGTGCTCGTCCTGCTCGCCACCGGACTGTTCGTCGCCTCCCCGCTGCACTACGCACCGATGCACGACCGCAGCGCAGTACCCGCGCATCCCCGTGCCGGTGCAACCGCCGGCCACGCACGCCCGGCGCCGCCGCTGAGTGCGTCGTCGTAG
- a CDS encoding helicase-associated domain-containing protein — protein sequence MDELLGWLGRLDETELSRLLHDRPDLLASPVPGTLAELAIRMSHPFSAQTALVGLPAPSVQVAEAVAALEVDASRAALAALVGRDAEDAELANALERLIAQGLVLEIDDRLVLAPGADIWECPLGLGPSVAELLGDRYATEIHKIADALGVGRRSRKADSAAAVVAWLSEADNVRRLVAEAPRPVARMLAELAEYGPTLQAPESVSGWAAQRGLVISQGQGWASELVMPREVAIALRGSQWTAAFDPRCPAPAGAPVAARSVAQASAAAALDALRRMGTVLSACASTPLALRRSGGVGVRELRRLAKTTGETPEQLVLWLQLADSGGLLDEVEDSVRLSPAGEAWRRLAPADAFITLMHAWRTMPDAPGLRLLDGSVTALIWPSDGAVVAPLRLALLRVLATVEAGHRVDPADLTAPVRWRAPLVADAIEHADADLAAAVQVLWQEAETLGVVALGSPSDLVRVSEDPGRLAEVVHEMMPAAVATARFQADLTAVVTGPPSGELAALLDSVADRETTGTAVVWRFSAATVRAALDAGEQAATIVDELTAVSVDQVLPQPLRYLIDDVARQHGRVRVRTVACCLRSDDTALLAEIAATRALRRLGLTVLAPTVVASSVPREETLTALRAAGFAPVVDDDRVDAGAGRSPHRGGPGEPAQVIDLDTHRHPAASSGLEPGTGGRGGAGTDPARLAAELIAAGPDAAPRIGAELATVTDGAPQLSPAERHLLALAVRAGMPVLIEYVNGQGNASSRVIGELELDGNMLSAFCTLRQEERHFLLSRIRSVTPA from the coding sequence ATGGACGAGCTGCTCGGCTGGCTGGGCCGCCTGGACGAGACGGAGCTGTCGCGGTTGCTGCACGACCGGCCCGACCTGCTGGCTTCCCCAGTTCCCGGGACGCTGGCTGAGCTTGCGATCCGGATGTCGCATCCCTTCTCGGCACAGACCGCGCTGGTCGGTCTGCCGGCCCCTTCGGTCCAGGTGGCGGAGGCGGTCGCAGCCCTCGAGGTCGACGCGAGCCGGGCCGCCCTGGCGGCGCTGGTGGGCCGCGACGCCGAGGACGCCGAGCTGGCGAACGCCCTCGAGCGTCTCATCGCTCAGGGTCTGGTACTGGAGATCGATGACCGGCTCGTGTTGGCGCCGGGCGCCGACATCTGGGAGTGCCCGCTGGGTCTGGGGCCGTCGGTCGCCGAACTGCTCGGCGACCGGTACGCGACGGAGATTCACAAGATCGCCGATGCGCTCGGTGTGGGCAGACGCAGCCGCAAGGCCGACTCCGCCGCGGCGGTCGTCGCCTGGCTGTCGGAGGCCGACAACGTTCGGCGACTCGTGGCGGAAGCCCCCCGGCCGGTGGCGCGCATGCTGGCGGAGCTCGCAGAGTACGGGCCGACGCTGCAGGCGCCGGAATCGGTCAGCGGCTGGGCCGCTCAGCGTGGCTTGGTGATCTCCCAAGGTCAGGGCTGGGCCAGTGAGCTGGTGATGCCGCGCGAAGTGGCGATTGCGCTGCGCGGCTCGCAGTGGACCGCCGCGTTCGACCCTCGATGCCCGGCGCCGGCGGGTGCGCCGGTGGCCGCCCGCTCGGTTGCCCAGGCGTCTGCTGCCGCTGCGCTGGATGCGCTGCGTCGGATGGGTACGGTCCTGAGCGCCTGCGCCAGCACACCGCTGGCGTTGCGCCGCTCCGGGGGTGTGGGCGTCCGGGAGCTGCGGCGGTTGGCGAAGACCACCGGCGAGACACCAGAGCAGCTGGTGCTGTGGCTGCAACTCGCGGACTCCGGCGGCCTGCTGGACGAGGTCGAGGACAGCGTACGGCTGTCACCGGCAGGAGAGGCATGGCGGCGCCTGGCCCCCGCCGATGCGTTCATCACCCTGATGCACGCGTGGCGCACAATGCCTGACGCGCCCGGCCTGCGCCTCCTCGACGGGTCGGTGACGGCGCTGATCTGGCCGTCCGATGGGGCGGTGGTCGCGCCGCTGCGTTTGGCGTTGCTTCGCGTCCTGGCCACCGTCGAGGCTGGGCATCGAGTCGATCCGGCCGACCTGACCGCCCCGGTGCGCTGGCGGGCCCCGCTGGTCGCGGACGCGATCGAGCACGCCGATGCCGACCTGGCCGCGGCGGTGCAGGTGTTGTGGCAGGAGGCCGAAACGCTGGGCGTCGTTGCATTGGGCTCGCCGAGCGATCTCGTCCGAGTGTCGGAGGATCCGGGCCGGCTCGCCGAAGTGGTGCACGAGATGATGCCGGCCGCGGTCGCCACCGCGCGGTTCCAGGCCGACCTGACGGCGGTGGTCACCGGCCCGCCCAGCGGCGAGCTGGCCGCACTGCTCGATTCGGTGGCGGACCGGGAAACCACCGGAACGGCCGTGGTGTGGCGATTCTCGGCCGCGACGGTACGGGCGGCATTGGACGCCGGTGAGCAGGCGGCCACCATCGTCGACGAGCTCACCGCCGTGTCCGTCGACCAGGTGCTACCGCAGCCGCTGCGTTACCTGATCGACGACGTTGCGCGGCAGCACGGCCGGGTGCGGGTGCGCACGGTGGCCTGCTGCCTGCGGTCGGACGACACCGCATTGTTGGCGGAGATCGCCGCGACCCGGGCGCTGCGCCGGCTCGGCCTGACGGTGCTGGCACCGACCGTGGTGGCCAGCAGCGTCCCCCGCGAGGAGACGCTGACCGCGTTGCGGGCGGCGGGATTCGCACCGGTCGTCGACGACGACCGCGTCGATGCTGGCGCGGGACGGTCACCGCATCGCGGCGGGCCAGGCGAGCCGGCCCAGGTCATCGACCTGGACACCCACCGCCACCCTGCGGCATCGTCCGGTCTCGAGCCCGGCACCGGCGGTCGAGGCGGCGCCGGGACCGATCCGGCACGGCTGGCAGCGGAGTTGATCGCCGCAGGTCCCGACGCCGCACCGCGCATCGGAGCCGAGCTGGCCACCGTCACCGACGGTGCTCCCCAGCTGAGCCCGGCAGAACGGCACCTGCTCGCCTTGGCCGTGCGGGCCGGCATGCCGGTACTCATCGAGTACGTCAACGGGCAGGGCAACGCCAGCAGCCGTGTCATCGGCGAGCTGGAGCTGGACGGAAACATGCTGTCCGCGTTCTGCACGCTGCGCCAGGAAGAGCGCCACTTCCTGTTGTCCCGGATCCGCTCGGTCACACCTGCCTGA